Part of the Capsicum annuum cultivar UCD-10X-F1 chromosome 12, UCD10Xv1.1, whole genome shotgun sequence genome is shown below.
AATCTACTTATTTTGATAAGTGTTTTCTTtataaatgtttttcaaaaaattactttGGTAAAAATCAATTTGTGTTTGACcagcaaatttttttttttttaataatactttTGAATAACAATTAATGTTTGACTAAGCttttaaaagtgcttttaaatatattttttcttcgaAAGCAAATGAATGAAATGTAATTAAAGTTTTACATCATTTTAAAAATGAGTAGTGGTTTGTGTATATGAAGTTTGATAATTCTTCATTCGCTAATTAAATTTTGAAGTTAGAGTTAGTTCTACCACCTCACAAGTCATTGAAAAGTTTATCTTAAGTAGGGGTGTATATAGGttgggttggttcgatttttattaaaaaaaaatcaaaccaatcatgtcggtttattaaaattataaaccaaatcaaaccaacataaaattattttttttgatttaggttttagtcgagtttttcgatttttttgatttttttttataatctttagtttttataattatattgtgatcgaataTTAGATCAAacatgttttcactcatgtgctaatgaaaaatcataattatgaaaaaatgaggagcgaaaaactcttttgaaactaaaaagtgagatgaagagtgaaaaatttaggttttaaatattatattgggtttttgatcatttaattagcaattaatggacaaatattacaacttaaaggcccaaatctaaatatatatcgggcaaaattcagaaatagcatacttatccccttaattatgagttcatagcaacaatttcataattacataatatagtaagttgtattttgtatttttgcaaactgttgttacaaaaatataaatacatatgatttttactgcccttatgatcgatatatattttgtatttttgcaaactgttcctataaaaatataaatacatacaaatacatatgctacaaaatgtaatttgataaaagtgttgctattttttgtaatttaataattaagtatgctactttatgtatttttttcaatatttgcaTTTACTTTCAAATTactgaaaattactaaaactagatgaaaaagtatttaaaaagtatattataattaatattttatgtataaaaatttttgaatattatatatatatatatatatatatatatatatatatatattatgtcggtttgactttttttttttgttaacaccaaaccaaaccaagaatggtcggttttttttttctaataccaaaccaatcaaaccaaattataagtcaatttttttttcagtttgatttgatttattggtTCGATTTGACTTGACGATTTAGTATGTAAACCCCTAATCTTAAGCTTGTCACTgacaatatttattttaccttGACCTTCAAATAGTTGACTTTATAAGATACTCGGGGATTTGCTAAATAAATTGTGTGGCCCTTGAAAACTCGCTCCACATTTTTCTTTGATCTGATGTCTTCTTAATTTCTATAGGTAAACGAgtaaaacatttattttatatattacttaGGTTTTTTGAACTTCAGTAAATAAGCAAATCTTTCCGAATGCCTTTtacttattttgattattaatcaTTGTGACTTACAAAATTTTATGTCAGTTTCaaatatgttaattttatttttaaaaaattgaaaatttgatgtttaaatttataattaaaatataaaagttacTCTCGAAATTGAAATTGTGCTGTATAAATTGGGACAAATTTCATTTCTATCAATTTAAAGAAATGTCACATACCTATATATTTAAAGATAATATaactttcaaatttcatttaCACCTAGTAAGATGATTTATAGTTATACAATTGTCTAACATAGACATTTGTTTTGCACCTCACatgtcttcttcattttttttctcttagacTCTTTATCAAATAATCAAATGGTGCTATATAAATCGGGAGTAGTTgagttttctttaaaattaactaTAAGTAGCTAAGGGACCTTGCCACGCTTCCTAATTGACAACTACCCAGTGAGAAGTTTAGTTATATGGATCACAATGACTCCTCAACTAAATCATCATTTTCTACCCACAACCTAACCTAACtccattattattttctttattcatgatcaagaatcaCTCCTACCAACCCCGCCCCCCCGCCTCACCCCCTCCCCCACGCCACCCTCCCCTCTTCCATTTCAATAATATTCACACTTTTGTTTCCTTTTGATCTTGTCAATGGCCATGAGGCCACGAAAGCTATTTCCAACATCTAACCAAACAATAGATTGTCATGTTGTTTGTGACTCAACATGTCCTTATGGCTGCTATCCATATCCTGATATGGACTATTACatgccaccaccaccaacacTGTTACCACAACAATCACCAATTCAATCGAACAACAAACTTGTTCAAAACATTTTACCTTATATTATCATCTCCGTCGCATTGCTTGCTAGCTTGTTCCTACTCCTTAGCTACTACTTAATCGTCGTGAGGAATTGCTCGAATTGGAATCGTAGAAGAACAACAGGATTGCGAGAAGAAGGTGATAGCGAGGAGTTTTTGGACGAAAATCGAGGTCCTGTTACTGATCATCCAATTTGGTACATCAACACTGTGGGACTTCAACCTTCTTTAATCAATTTGATCACAATTTTCAAGTATAAAAAAGGGGATGGTTTAATTGATGGAACAGAGTGTTCTGTTTGTTTAAATGAATTCCAAGATGATGATTCTCTTAGATTGTTGCCCAAATGTAACCATGCCTTTCACATCCATTGTATTGACACATGGCTTAGATCACACACGACTTGCCCCTTGTGTCGTGCTGCTATTATCTCCGACACTTCAGCTGCCCCCGTGGGATCAATCACCACCATCTCGAGTACCAATACGAGTCCCAATGAAGTTAATGGTTCACATAGAGATATAATTTTAGAAGCGAACAACAACCGCAATCAAGCCAGAGAAGGGCAATTTCAAGAAAATGCGAGGGGAGTGAGTGATGATCAAGATGAATTCCAAGGGATTGAACGTCCTGAGACTTCGAAAAAAGATGATATACTACAACAGCAAATGAGAAGGTCAGTCTCAATGGATTCATCAATTGCTACAAATATAGGACTACAAATGGTTGTGTTAGCAAAGGGTGAAGGTGAAAAAAACTGTGTTGAAACAAAAAGAAATGAGGAATCAAGCTCTTCGAATTCAAGAATCCAAAGGGTCATGGACACTGCTTTTTCAATGAAGAGATCATTATCTTATGGTGGGAGGTCATTTTTCTCGAAAAATCGAAATCCTAGTTCAGTACTTCCATTATGAACCAATTTTAGTTGCTCAATTGAAGAGATCTATATGAAATTTCTGCAAAAACATAGCAGTAAGAGACATGGGATTTGTGGTAATTGTAAGCTAAGTTGTTCGGACTTTCAAAAAATGTTGCCGCAGCCTAGTCGGATCCTCCAAAattgcactacttttgaaggatctgacacgCACCTTATGACATTTTTAAAGAGTTCGAGTAACATAGATTATAAGCCTGATGTCTTACTGACTTACGCTAGTTGTACAGGTATGAGAAAAAGTTTGGTTTATAAATTAGTTTCAGAAATAAAAAGTGGTCCACAACCTCAAAGATCATCTGTAATGTTTTGTGACCCAAATTTCAAGCATATATCAAGTAGGAATGAAGTTTGCCTGCATTCTATCCTTTCCAAATTCAATTTATGGGATCACATTGAGTatgttgttcttattgttataTCATGAAGGGCGATGACTGAGAATTTTTATCTGGCAAGATCAGTTAATTCGAATGAATTCTAAGGGTGGGTCTGGTACATTGGTGAATTCAAAATGCCACAACGATTTCATATTAATATAATGATAATTGAGTTtgatcaaatatttataaatatataggGTTTGGTCAAAAGATACGTGAAAGGTGAACCATAAGTTACACTATTTATCTGACTTTGGTCTGGTAATCAGATTAGGTTAAGTTTCTATGTTGTTTGACTTGTTTCATTGTTCTGACATGATATCGTAGTCTTGCAGAATTGTAGTTAAGATGGCATAGGATAGATTTAATATGGTCAAGTCCTTTCTCAGAGTCCGAAAAGTTTAGTGCAATGGGCTTTTCTTTGAAATTAGTTCGCcgaaatttcagaaatagcaactatagagtcttaatttaacttttataataataatttcataattacaaaaaatagcaaattatattttgtatttaagtaaattgttgttatacaaatacatatacaataagatttactttctttcttttactcaaattagtcgagttaaataaagaataattatcccatctaattaaattctcatagattactcttatttaaattagtagatttctttttcaaatcaaactcaaatatgaagattattattttcatgatctttaaaatttcaaaatatcattctcttatatctctaattatcttttcttgttagttttttcattttttattatttaaatttttttctttatcatttttttctttccactttattttctctcttctacttctctttttttgtcctttttcatttttatttattttttcttttttcattttttttcttttcttatatttttttcgtttttttcttttatttttacacttctatttttaatttctatttctctttcttctttttttcctttttcacttctttttttttggatttttattttttcatttttttttctattttttctatttttttactcttctatctctgtcttttatttttaaaaaacaaatatttatatcatatatacatattcaacaaatatacaaaataaatagacatatagatctgcatatgtatttacggtaaaaacacatacatatatatctgcatatgtatttacagaaataaatatctgactcacatgtataaataaatatataggacccaaaatctctataacaaaaatgacaattatatacatattcatataggtagtaaaaaaatacatatacatatcttaaaacagtaaaagaaacaaataagtacaaatgttaccctctaaaatgacatagtatgtatagttcaaagataaatccaacaccgtataaaatacatNNNNNNNNNNNNNNNNNNNNNNNNNNNNNNNNNNNNNNNNNNNNNNNNNNNNNNNNNNNNNNNNNNNNNNNNNNNNNNNNNNNNNNNNNNNNNNNNNNNNNNNNNNNNNNNNNNNNNNNNNNNNNNNNNNNNNNNNNNNNNNNNNNNNNNNNNNNNNNNNNNNNNNNNNNNNNNNNNNNNNNNNNNNNNNNNNNNNNNNNNNNNNNNNNNNNNNNNNNNNNNNNNNNNNNNNNNNNNNNNNNNNNNNNNNNNNNNNNNNNNNNNNNNNNNNNNNNNNNNNNNNNNNNNNNNNNNNNNNNNNNNNNNNNNNNNNNNNNNNNNNNNNNNNNNNNNNNNNNNNNNNNNNNNNNNNNNNNNNNNNNNNNNNNNNNNNNNNNNNNNNNNNNNNNNNNNNNNNNNNNNNNNNNNNNNNNNNNNNNNNNNNNNNNNNNNNNNNNNNNNNNNNNNNNNNNNNNNNNNNNNNNNNNNNNNNNNNNNNNNNNNNNNNNNNNNNNNNNNNNNNNNNNNNNNNNNNNNNNNNNNNNNNNNNNNNNNNNNNNNNNNNNNNNNNNNNNNNNNNNNNNNNNNNNNNNNNNNNNNNNNNNNNNNNNNNNNNNNNNNNNNNNNNNNNNNNNNNNNNNNNNNNNNNNNNNNNNNNNNNNNNNNNNNNNNNNNNNNNNNNNNNNNNNNNNNNNNNNNNNNNNNNNNNNNNNNNNNNNNNNNNNNNNNNNNNNNNNNNNNNNNNNNNNNNNNNNNNNNNNNNNNNNNNNNNNNNNNNNNNNNNNNNNNNNNNNNNNNNNNNNNNNNNNNNNNNNNNNNNNNNNNNNNNNNNNNNNNNNNNNNNNNNNNNNNNNNNNNNNNNNNNNNNNNNNNNNNNNNNNNNNNNNNNNNNNNNNNNNNNNNNNNNNNNNNNNNNNNNNNNNNNNNNNNNNNNNNNNNNNNNNNNNNNNNNNNNNNNNNNNNNNNNNNNNNNNNNNNNNNNNNNNNNNNNNNNNNNNNNNNNNNNNNNNNNNNNNNNNNNNNNNNNNNNNNNNNNNNNNNNNNNNNNNNNNNNNNNNNNNNNNNNNNNNNNNNNNNNNNNNNNNNNNNNNNNNNNNNNNNNNNNNNNNNNNNNNNNNNNNNNNNNNNNNNNNNNNNNNNNNNNNNNNNNNNNNNNNNNNNNNNNNNNNNNNNNNNNNNNNNNNNNNNNNNNNNNNNNNNNNNNNNNNNNNNNNNNNNNNNNNNNNNNNNNNNNNNNNNNNNNNNNNNNNNNNNNNNNNNNNNNNNNNNNNNNNNNNNNNNNNNNNNNNNNNNNNNNNNNNNNNNNNNNNNNNNNNNNNNNNNNNNNNNNNNNNNNNNNNNNNNNNNNNNNNNNNNNNNNNNNNNNNNNNNNNNNNNNNNNNNNNNNNNNNNNNNNNNNNNNNNNNNNNNNNNNNNNNNNNNNNNNNNNNNNNNNNNNNNNNNNNNNNNNNNNNNNNNNNNNNNNNNNNNNNNNNNNNNNNNNNNNNNNNNNNNNNNNNNNNNNNNNNNNNNNNNNNNNNNNNNNNNNNNNNNNNNNNNNNNNNNNNNNNNNNNNNNNNNNNNNNNNNNNNNNNNNNNNNNNNNNNNNNNNNNNNNNNNNNNNNNNNNNNNNNNNNNNNNNNNNNNNNNNNNNNNNNNNNNNNNNNNNNNNNNNNNNNNNNNNNNNNNNNNNNNNNNNNNNNNNNNNNNNNNNNNNNNNNNNNNNNNNNNNNNNNNNNNNNNNNNNNNNNNNNNNNNNNNNNNNNNNNNNNNNNNNNNNNNNNNNNNNNNNNNNNNNNNNNNNNNNNNNNNNNNNNNNNNNNNNNNNNNNNNNNNNNNNNNNNNNNNNNNNNNNNNNNNNNNNNNNNNNNNNNNNNNNNNNNNNNNNNNNNNNNNNNNNNNNNNNNNNNNNNNNNNNNNNNNNNNNNNNNNNNNNNNNNNNNNNNNNNNNNNNNNNNNNNNNNNNNNNNNNNNNNNNNNNNNNNNNNNNNNNNNNNNNNNNNNNNNNNNNNNNNNNNNNNNNNNNNNNNNNNNNNNNNNNNNNNNNNNNNNNNNNNNNNNNNNNNNNNNNNNNNNNNNNNNNNNNNNNNNNNNNNNNNNNNNNNNNNNNNNNNNNNNNNNNNNNNNNNNNNNNNNNNNNNNNNNNNNNNNNNNNNNNNNNNNNNNNNNNNNNNNNNNNNNNNNNNNNNNNNNNNNNNNNNNNNNNNNNNNNNNNNNNNNNNNNNNNNNNNNNNNNNNNNNNNNNNNNNNNNNNNNNNNNNNNNNNNNNNNNNNNNNNNNNNNNNNNNNNNNNNNNNNNNNNNNNNNNNNNNNNNNNNNNNNNNNNNNNNNNNNNNNNNNNNNNNNNNNNNNNNNNNNNNNNNNNNNNNNNNNNNNNNNNNNNNNNNNNNNNNNNNNNNNNNNNNNNNNNNNNNNNNNNNNNNNNNNNNNNNNNNNNNNNNNNNNNNNNNNNNNNNNNNNNNNNNNNNNNNNNNNNNNNNNNNNNNNNNNNNNNNNNNNNNNNNNNNNNNNNNNNNNNNNNNNNNNNNNNNNNNNNNNNNNNNNNNNNNNNNNNNNNNNNNNNNNNNNNNNNNNNNNNNNNNNNNNNNNNNNNNNNNNNNNNNNNNNNNNNNNNNNNNNNNNNNNNNNNNNNNNNNNNNNNNNNNNNNNNNNNNNNNNNNNNNNNNNNNNNNNNNNNNNNNNNNNNNNNNNNNNNNNNNNNNNNNNNNNNNNNNNNNNNNNNNNNNNNNNNNNNNNNNNNNNNNNNNNNNNNNNNNNNNNNNNNNNNNNNNNNNNNNNNNNNNNNNNNNNNNNNNNNNNNNNNNNNNNNNNNNNNNNNNNNNNNNNNNNNNNNNNNNNNNNNNNNNNNNNNNNNNNNNNNNNNNNNNNNNNNNNNNNNNNNNNNNNNNNNNNNNNNNNNNNNNNNNNNNNNNNNNNNNNNNNNNNNNNNNNNNNNNNNNNNNNNNNNNNNNNNNNNNNNNNNNNNNNNNNNNNNNNNNNNNNNNNNNNNNNNNNNNNNNNNNNNNNNNNNNNNNNNNNNNNNNNNNNNNNNNNNNNNNNNNNaaaaaaaaagaagaaagagaaataaagtataaaaataaaagaaaaaagaaacaaaataaaatagaaaaaaaaaaaagaaaacgaaaatagaaaaagaaaaaaaagatatgagaaaggacaaaaaaacgaaaaaggaaaaaaaagagaaatagaagtgagaaaacaaagtgaaaagaaaaaataaaacataaaaaaattaaaataaaaaaataaaatgataaaaaaaataaaatgaaaaaaaactaacaaggaaAAAGGTATCGagataagagagtgaaagacatgttttattttgaaatcctgaagatcatggagataattatcttcaaatatgaaaaagaaaaaaaaaacaaaaagtgaaaaaataaaaaaatgaaaacacacaaaaaaaaaaagagaaatagaagagagaaaataaaaaaataaatgataaaaaaataagatgaaaaaaaaaaggataaaagatatgactatatttgggggaggtgaaatagtggagtgaaaataggaaaatgtaaagtagtgagagtaaaataTGGACTTACctaattaatgagtaaaataatgttactcttgctataaactgtaattttataaaagtgttgctatttagtGTAATTATAGTGTTAAATATGctattttctgtaattttttcttgatttttttaggtcttattcactatcacaaaaagagagttttcagcagccaaagagagacaAACAAAGCTGATTTTTGCACCTAAATTCCAACCACAACTGTCATCTTCAAATTGCGATTTCagcttcgtttcttgtccgattgagctgatttttggattGCTTGTttctctcatctcaatctttaaTTAGGAACTGACGGatcttgatttggtggcctgtatcTCCTATTATTTATTCCCGAATTGTAgctgcattttttgtgctttcactcctttatttctctagtgtttggtgctgtggTTTTTGTATTGTttgttgtttggcacttgttttatggccattttggagaacaatattgtaactattTGGTGatttatagtggaggttttgtcCCGTGATTTTTTATTCTTCACACCGAaaggttttccacgtaaatttatGTCTTGTGTGATTGCCTTCATTCTTGCCCTATCGTATTTGTGTGgtaattctttttcttccatATTAATTTGTTTTGATTGGTTTGCTTGTCTCCTTTTAGTTCAAATTGGAAGTAAAAGTTTAGACTTAGGTATTCTTCCGTTActaccctgtcgggctctttCATAGTGCTCCTGTCTTTTCCAATaaaatggtatcagagcgttggttgttattgattattgatttaaATGATCgaagaaaatataaacaagatggtgtgtttgaatggtagtaactatcatacgTAGAAagtcaagatgaaagatcttctatttgtcaagaaaatacaTCTACCTGTGTTTGCGTCTACTAAACCTCaatccatgacagatgaggattgGGAATTTGAGCACTTACAAGTTTGTGGTTATATCAGATAATGGGTTGAAtataatgttagaaatcatattgtgaatgagacacatgccaGAAGTTTGTAGGGCAAGCTCAAGACACTTTATACTTcgaagactggcaataacaagttgttcctacttaagaaattgatgaatatcaggtataaagagggcagtcctatttctgatcatataaatgatttttaGGGTGTCCTTGACCAACTATCCAGAATAggtgtaaagttcgatgaagaaattcagggactttggctGATTAATACTCTGCTAGACTCTTAGGAGactcttcgagtttctttgactaattctgctcccggTGGTGTtgtaactatgaaatatgttaagagTAGTGTCTTGAAtaaagagatgagaagaagatctcaggTCTCATCTTCTTTATCTTTACACTCTGATGTTTTGCTTACAGAAGAGAGGGAGAGAAACAAGTTCAAAGGTCcgaactagttctcaataatgtcaagcatgctccagatgttcacttgaatttgatttctgtaggGAACCTTGCTGATGAAggttatgttaacacccttggtgctggccactaaaagcttactagaggttcgatgattgtggctcgaggtgacaagttgtctaacttgtacgtatttcagggctctacttctagaggcttgataaactttgtggagaatgatacttcatcagagttgtgGCATAGAAGATTGAGTCATATGAGTAAGAAGGGGATTGGTAGTTTGGCTAAGGAAAATTTTCTTTCTGGagtgaaacaagcaaagttgaagaagtgtgttcattgcttagctggtaaacagaaaagagtttcttttcagagtcatccgccttcaagaaagcttgatttgctggagttggtgcattctgatttatatggtccttttaaagtaatgtattatggtggtgcactttactttgtgagtTTTATTGTTGATCATTCTCGAAAACTCTAGGTATTTTCTTTAAAATCCAAGGATCAAAtacttgatgtgttcaaagaTTTTGATTGAGAGGCAGATagggaagaaattgaaatgcatccattcagataatggtggtgagtatattggtccttttgatagatattgcaggGAGTAGGGTATTCGACATCAGAAAACTCCTCAGTTGAATGGTTTAGCAGAGAGGATGAACAAAACTCTGGTTGAGAaggttagatgtatgctttcagatgctaagctgccAGATTCCTTTTGGGCAGAAACACTTAATACTGCTGCTTATgctatcaatttatctcctactgttgctttgtatggtgatgtccctgatagagtttggtctggtaaaaatgtttcttatgatcatcttagagtttTTGAGTGTAAAGCTTTTGTGTATGTTcttaaggatgaaaggtcaaagttgaaTGTTAAAATTAggcagtgtatcttcattggttatggtcaagatgaatttgactatcgtttctatgatccagttgagaagaaacttgttagaagtcGTGATGTTTTGTTCTTTGAAAACCaaataattaaagattttgacaaaACTGAGAAGGTTGAATCTCAGAGTAGTGAGAGTCTATTTGATGTTAATCCAGTTCCTTTGACTACTACTACCAAAGAAAATCTTcacgatgatgaaaatcaagttgataataaaTTTGATGATCATATTCAGAATGACCAAcatgatgttgttgatgctccagtgcaagttAATATGGTTGATCAGCAACCAATTCTTGGTGTTCTAGGGAGTTCTCTCAAATGATCTACTAGAGAGATAATACCTTCATCTTGTTATTCTCCcaatgagtatgtactcttgactgacggaggagaacctgagagtcttgatgaggccatggaaagtAAAGACAAAAAAAGTGGTTTGCtgctatggaagatgaaattaaatctttgcatgataatcatacctttgatttggttaagctgtcTAAAGacaaaaaagttttgaaaaacagGTAGGTTTTTTGGGTGAAGCATAAAGATGGTAACCCAATTCCACAGTACaaagctagattggttgtgaagggatttaaccaaaaaaagggatttgattttgatgagatattctctccagttgtgaagatgtcatccattcgtgtggttctaggcttagctgcaagtctagatttagaggttgagcaaatgaATGTTGaaactgcttttctccatggtgacttagatgaagaaatttatatggagcagcCCGAAGGTTTTGAAttcaagggaaaagagaattatatttgcaaattgaagaagagcttgtatggtttgaaacaagctcctaggcagtgTTACAAGAAGTTTAGTTCCTTTATGAGTCAACAGGGCTTtaagaagactacttcagaccattgtgtttttgaGTAAAAATtctttgatggtgactttattattgtgttgctttatgttgatgacatgtttgctgttggtcataatgcttgcaggattcaaaagttgaagcaagagttgagtaagtctttttctatgaaagacttaggaccagcaaagcagattcttggcatgcagattaTCCGTGACAGAAAGGCTAAGAAGTTGTGGCTATCATaagagaagtacattcagaaagtacttcgaaCGTTTAATATGGACAAGtctaaggttgtcagtacacctttagctatgcacttcaagttgAGCACGAAACAGTGTCCTTCTAGTGATGATgagaagaaagatatgaagaaagttccttatgcttcaactgttggtagtttgatgtatgcaatggtttgcacaAGACTAGATATTGCTCATGCTGTTGGTTTTGTTAGTCATTTTTTTTCTAATCCGGGAAGAGAATATTGGAAtattgtgaagtggattatgagatatctttgtggcacttctagtctgagtttgtgttttggtacagggaagcctattctttgtggttatactgattcagatatgGTCGGTGATATTGATACTCACAAGTCTACTTCAGGggatttggttacttttgcagggggagctatgtcttggcaatctaggttgcaaaaatgtgttgctctatctactacagaagctgagcttattgctgccatttaagcttgtaaagaattgctttggatgaagagattcttgggggaacttAGTTGTGCTCAAGAGAAGTATGTGCTTCATTACAACAGTCAAAGTGCCAcacatcttggcaagaattctacatttcatggtcggtctaaacacattgatgtgagataccattggattcgggaTATGTTAGATTCTAAGTTGCtagaacttgagaagattcatacggatgataatggttccgacatgatgactaaagctttgcTAAGAGAGAAGTTTGAAAATTGTTGCATGATCGCCGAGATGGCGGTTTCCTCTACATAGCTGGGAGGGGGagaattattgggttattgagtctttttcccttcctatgtggataaatgaagcctAATTTGGATcaacccacttttgcccataggcccattactatgggaatatatattgatctttttaggtcttattcactatcacaaaaagagagtttttagcagccaaagagagacaaacaaagctgattttcgcacctaaattccAGCCACAGCTAtcaacttcaaattgtgattTCCGCTTTGTTTATTGTCCAATTGAGCTGATTTTAGGATTTATTGTTtctctcatctcaatatttgattagaaaatgacggagcttgatttggtggcctgtagctcctaTTCTTTGTTCCCaaacagtagctgcattttttgtattttcactcctttatttttctagtgtttggtgttttggtttatgtattatttctttttgtttgaCACTTGCTT
Proteins encoded:
- the LOC107851466 gene encoding RING-H2 finger protein ATL54 gives rise to the protein MAMRPRKLFPTSNQTIDCHVVCDSTCPYGCYPYPDMDYYMPPPPTLLPQQSPIQSNNKLVQNILPYIIISVALLASLFLLLSYYLIVVRNCSNWNRRRTTGLREEGDSEEFLDENRGPVTDHPIWYINTVGLQPSLINLITIFKYKKGDGLIDGTECSVCLNEFQDDDSLRLLPKCNHAFHIHCIDTWLRSHTTCPLCRAAIISDTSAAPVGSITTISSTNTSPNEVNGSHRDIILEANNNRNQAREGQFQENARGVSDDQDEFQGIERPETSKKDDILQQQMRRSVSMDSSIATNIGLQMVVLAKGEGEKNCVETKRNEESSSSNSRIQRVMDTAFSMKRSLSYGGRSFFSKNRNPSSVLPL